From a single Salvelinus namaycush isolate Seneca chromosome 14, SaNama_1.0, whole genome shotgun sequence genomic region:
- the LOC120058865 gene encoding ADP-ribose glycohydrolase OARD1-like translates to MSTASVEPVRSIDKSKPAEGIWSLHHVKGDLFSGPEDEALAHCISKDCHMGAGIAVMFKKKFGGVAELKEQKKVPGQCAVLKGYKRFVYYLITKEKYSNKPTYDSLRQSLEDMKSHCLKNGVTAISMPRIGCGLDRLSWDKVEKMLEKVFQPTSISITVYTLPVKPTGKPSPRGNQVSNYVFCKTKLR, encoded by the exons ATGTCAACCGCATCTGTGGAGCCAGTGCGCTCTATTGACAAATCGAAG CCTGCAGAAGGCATCTGGAGCCTACATCATGTGAAGGGGGACCTGTTCTCCGGTCCTGAAGATGAGGCCCTGGCCCACTGTATCAGCAAAGACTGCCACATGGGGGCTGGCATCGCAGTTATGTTCAAGAAAAAGTTTGGTGGAGTGGCTGAGCTAAAGGAACAGA AGAAGGTGCCAGGACAATGCGCTGTACTGAAAGGATACAAGCGTTTTGTGTACTACCTG ATAACAAAGGAAAAGTACAGCAACAAGCCCACCTATGACAGCCTGAGGCAGAGCCTTGAGGACATGAAGTCTCATTGCTTGAAAAACGGAGTAACTGCAATATCAATGCCTCG CATTGGCTGTGGCCTTGATCGACTGAGCTGGGACAAAGTGGAAAAGATGCTTGAGAAGGTATTCCAGCCCACAAGTATCAGTATCACTGTGTACACCCTCCCTGTAAAACCCACAGGGAAACCAAGTCCACGGGGCAACCAAGTTTCCAATTATGTTTTCTGTAAAACAAAATTacgttaa